The following nucleotide sequence is from Mesobacillus jeotgali.
TTGCCAGGCGATTCAATGGTCTTCGCGAGCGGTACTCTGGCGGCTGCCGGAGATTTAGATTTTAAAATCTTGTTTATGCTTTTTGCTGCTGCAACTATTTTGGGTGACAGCCAGAATTTCTTCATCGGGAAACAGCTCGGGAAGTTAAACTCCGAAAACCGTTTTCTATACCGTTTAACATCAGATAAATCGATTGGCAAGGCGAAGGTTTTTTTGTCTGACTATGGAAGGGTAGCCATTACCTCTTCACGGTTTGTCCCGCTCATGAGAACCTCTGTACCATTTGTTTCAGGATACACAGGATATGAGTTTAAATCATTCTTAAGCTACAACCTTATTGGTGGATTGATGTGGACAGCCTTCTGGCTGACAGCAGGATTTCTACTCGGTAATATTGCCTGGGTAGAGAATAACTTATTCCTCACATTGTTGATGGTTTCTTCTACTGCTTTTATTCCTGCAATTATTGGTTTTGTAAAACAATATAAAAAAAGGAAAGAGGCAGTAGCCTGATAGGCTGATGGAAATTTGTGAGAGGAACAGCTAAAGTAAAACCCGCCGGTAGAACTGAATACCAGGCGGGTTTCTTGTTTCGTAGGAAATTATAAAATTATTTAGTTGTGGATAACTACATGTAATTTTTTTAATCCAGCTCCAGCGCCTAGCCCCTCGAGTCGCTTCGGTCCGCCCAATGAAGTCAAAGAACGACTTCACCGGTCGGCCCTCCAGCGCTTGTCGGGGCTGAACGAGGTGCTTGCGCTTTTTGTTCAGTTTACTGTTTCAATTTCAGAATCATATCTTCATCCGGTGTCACGTATACGGTCTGTTGCTGTTCGTAAATGACAAACCCTGGCTTTGCGCCGGCTGGCTTCTTCACATGTCGCACCTTTGTGAAGTCGACAGGGACGGAACTTGAATTACGTGCTTTGCTGAAGTAAGCCGCAATCTTTGCTGCCTCGATAATGGTTTCTTCTGCTGGCTCTTTGCTGCGGATGACCACGTGGGATCCGGGGATATCTTTTGTGTGAAGCCATATTTCATCCCGGGCTGCCACCTTATTTGTTAAGTAATCATTTTGCTTATTATTTTTTCCGACGAGTATTTCTGTTTCATTGGTAGATCGGTATTTTTCAAGCTGCGGCTTCAGGTTTTGTTTATTTTTATTACCTTTTTTCTGCCGGGCCCGAATATATCCACCCTCAATCAATTCTTCCCTGATTTCTTCGATATCTTTTGGCGATGCAGCCTCTACCTGTTGCAGGAGAGCATCGAAATAAGAAACCTCGGCTTTTGCTATTTCAATTTGTTCTTTGACAATATTCACAGAGTTCTTTGCCTTTTGATATTTGGTGAAGTATCTCTGGGCGTTTTCCGAAGGTGTTTTCCGCGGCTCCAGCGGAATTGTGATGGTAGCTCCGTCTTCATCATAATAATTAACAACGGTAATTTCCTTCATGCCTTTTTCGGCCATAAAAATGTTAGCGGTCAGCAGCTCTCCGAATAATTGATACTGCTCAGCTTTTTTTGCATCTTCAAGAGTCGTTTCCAGCTTTTTGATTTTCTTCTCATTTTTCTCTTTTTCATTTGCAATCAGTCTTTCGAGATCATTGCCCTGCTGCTTGACCCGGTCACGTTCTGCTTTGCCAAAATAATAACGATCGAGCAGGCTGCTCAGGGACTCAAAGGACTTTGCTTCTCCCTTCAGGTGCTCAAGCGGAATCAGGTAAAAGGCTTCTTTATTGCTTCCATTTGTGATCGAAGGTTTATACCGATGTTGCCTGAGCTCATCCATCACTGATAAAAAGGCCTTTGGAATAGTTGTGCGGTTTGCAAGTCCAGCTTTAAAGACTATTTCCCTCGCCAGTACCGGTGACACACCGGCAAAACTTGAAACTAGCTGCTTATCAATTTTTCCAGCGTTAAAATCAATAAATCTCAAGACATCTTCTTCCTGTGCCTCGAATGGATTCATTTTTTCCTGCTGCGGAGGCATTACGTACTCTTGCCCGGCATGATGGCCCTGTGTGTATTCACGGCAAATGAAACATGCTTGATGCTATCGAGAATCATGTTTCTTTGTTTATCGACGATGATTATATTGCTGTGGCGTCCCATGATTTCGACGATCAATTGTTTGTAGGAGATATCGCCGATTTCATTTCTGCCTTTTATTTCAAAAATAATCATCCGGTCAAGGCCGGCCTGTTGGATGTCTTCTATGATCGACCCTTCAAGGTGCTTGCGCAGCAGCATACAGAACATTGGCGGCTCATTGGGGTTATCATATTGCTCATTTGTGATCTGGACTCTGGCGTAGCTCGGGTGAGCAGACAAAAGGAGCTTATGGTTAACTCCGTTTGCCCTCACAGCCAGAATTATTTCATTTTTATAAGGCTGGTGGATTTTATTGATTCGTCCCCCTTTAAGAAGGGTGGAAAATTCGTTTGTGATGGCTCTTGTAAACAATCCGTCAAATGACATGTAAAATACATCCTTTTCTATTTATCTGAAGCCTTGTCGAGGCTGATCAAGGCGCTTCCACTTTTCTTTATCTAGCTCCAGCGCCTAGCCCCTCGAGTCGCTTGTCTAGTGTCGCCTCCTAGAAACTCCGAAACTTCAACTTCGCCGTCAGAAGCAAAAAGCGCTTCTTTGTCGGAGTCTCCAGTTTCTGCGTTTCTGGACAGTCGCCTTCGCTTTTCTATTCTATAAACATCTTATCATTTTTTTGGACAGGGCTGAATAAGCTTTCTTTAGAGTAGGACAAACAAGGAGGAAGTGTGATGGCCCCATGAAGTTCCATGAGATGAATGAAAATGAAATAGCTAGTGCCTTAAGAACAGATTTTACAGAAGGATTGGAAGAAAAGGAAGTAAAACGCAGACGTGATCAGCATGGATATAACGCATTGGCCGAGGGGGAGAAACAATCGGCCCTGTTATTATTCTTCAGCCAGTTTAAGGATTTCATGGTATTGGTGCTCCTTGCAGCTACGTTGATATCAGGACTCCTCGGAGAAATGGTCGATGCGATTGCCATCATAGCCATTGTTCTTGTAAATGGTATTTTAGGGTTTTTCCAGGAAAGAAAGGCGGAAAAATCACTTGATGCCCTGAAAGAACTTTCCGCTCCGCAAGTCCATGCTTTGCGTGATGGCGAGTGGACAAAGATTCCGTCAAAGGAAGTTGTCCCTGGTGACATTCTTAAATTTACAAGCGGGGACAGGATTGGCGCAGATATCCGCTTGATTGAATCCAGGAGCCTGGAAATTGAAGAATCAGCATTGACGGGAGAGTCTGTTCCTGTACAAAAAAACACAAGTCCGCTGAGGATTCCTAACCCGGGACTGGGTGATATGGAAAATATGGCGTTCATGGGCACGATGGTCACAAGGGGAACTGGAACTGGTGTTGTCGTTGCTACAGGCATGAAAACTGCGATGGGCCAGATTGCTGACTTGCTGCAGACGGCTGAAGCACAGGAAACCCCACTTCAGCGCAGGCTTGAACAATTAGGGAAAATCCTGATAACGGCCGCTCTTTTCCTAACCTTATTGGTAGTAGGAATTGGCGTACTCCAGGGGCATGACCTGTATACAATGTTCCTTGCAGGGGTCAGTTTGGCAGTTGCCGCCATCCCTGAAGGTCTGCCGGCAATTGTTACTGTTGCGCTGTCACTGGGTGTCCAGAGAATGATCAGAAAGAATGCGATCGTCAGAAAGCTTCCTGCGGTGGAGACGCTTGGCTGCGCATCTGTCATTTGTTCTGACAAAACGGGAACGATGACTCAGAACAAAATGACCGTTACCCATTTGTGGAGCGGCAATAAAACCTGGACTGTGGATGGTGTGGGATACTCACCAACAGGATTATTCTTTTATAAAGACAAAAGCGTGGATCCTCATAGTGAAAAGTCATTGCAGCAGCTGCTGACATTTGGGATGCTTGCAATCACGCTGAAATGATTGATAAAGATGGCGAGTACACAATTGATGGTGACCCTACTGAAGGAGCTCTGCTGGTAGCCGCAATGAAAGCGGGTTACAGGAGAGAAAGCCTGCTGGACCAGTTTGAAATTGTTAACGAGTTCCCTTTCGATTCCAAGCGAAAAATGATGAGTATGATCGTGAAGGACAAAACTGGACGGAAATTTGCTGTTGTAAAAGGTGCACCGGATGTCCTGATTGGATTAAGTGATTCAATTCTCTGGGATGAAAGGCAGCAGCGCCTGACAAAAGACTTGACTGCTAAAGTCCAGGGGGCGATTGACGAGCTGGCTGGCAACGCATTAAGAACAATTGCCATAGCCTTCAAACCGATTCCGCAAAACACTGTCGTCCTTCATGAAAATGAAGCCGAAAAAGACCTGGTTTTCATCGGATTGCAGGGTATGATCGACCCGCCGCGACCTGAGGTGAAAACAGCTGTAAAAGAATGCCGCGACGCAGGTATTAAAACTGTGATGATTACTGGTGACCATGTTATCACTGCGAAGGCGATTGCTAGTCAGTTAGGGATATTAACCAAAGGCAGCAAAGTCTTAGATGGCAAGGCATTATCCGAGTTGTCTGTTTCAGAGCTAGAGGATGTAGTCGACGATGTTTCGGTTTTTGCGAGAGTTTCGCCTGAACATAAGCTTAAAATTGTAAAAGCTTTGCAAAATAGAGGGCATATCGTTGCGATGACTGGTGACGGCGTAAATGATGCGCCAGCCATTAAAGCTGCAGATATAGGAGTGGCTATGGGGATAACAGGTACAGATGTAGCAAAAGAAGCATCTTCCCTCGTACTCCTCGATGATAACTTCGCCACAATAAAAGCAGCCATTAAGGAAGGCCGAAACATCTATGAAAATATCAGAAAGTTCATCAGGTACCTCCTGGCTTCCAATGTTGGGGAGATTTTGGTCATGCTGTTCGCAATGATCCTTGGCTTGCCTCTCCCGCTCGTGCCGATCCAGATCCTCTGGGTGAATCTGGTGACAGATGGCCTCCCTGCGATGGCATTAGGGCTTGACCAGCCTGAGGATGATGTAATGAAAAGGGATCCGCGCCATCCTAAGGAAGGGGTATTTGCCCGGGGGTTAGGCTGGAAAGTCGTGTCAAGAGGTTTCCTGATTGGATTGATGACTCTGATTGCATTCATGATAGTCTATAATAGAAATCCGGACGACTTGGTATATGCACAGACCATTGCGTTTACAACACTCGTGATGGCACAGTTAATTCACGTATTCGACTGCAGGAGCGAAAAATCAATCTTCGCCCGCAACCCTTTTGAGAACAAATATTTAGTTTGGGCCGTAATTTCTTCGTTGGCCATGGTCCTTGTTGTGATCTATTCGCCAGTACTGCAGCCAATATTCCACACTGTTCCAATAATGGCGATGGATTGGTTATTGATCCTTGGCTTATCGGCAATTCCGACATTTTTGCTTGCGGGAACATTTTTTGCAAGAAAAACAAAGAGAAATATGATATAATCCGTTAGGTAATAGAGAAGGCTCTATTGCCTTTCTTTTTTTTACTAATGCTCTTTCGTAATCTTTCCTGCATCTACAGCTGAAAAGTTTTATGAAATCCTAAGCTTGGAAGTTCCTTTCGAGGGAAGGAGCGGAGTTGAAAAAAACATAAATTTAGACATTACATAAATGAATAAGCCTGTTCCACGGGTCTACAGGAAACTCGACTTTTTAGAAAGAATGGATGTGTCTGAAATGGTCGTCAGTATGACTGGGTTTGGAAGGAGCAGGACTGAATCTGACAGGTTCAGTGTCACAGTCGAGGTCAAAACGGTCAATCACCGTTTTTGTGAATTCCATATTCGCATGCCCCGGCAGCTCCTGA
It contains:
- a CDS encoding VTT domain-containing protein, with the translated sequence MEQVIQLLKNIDSSLHYYIDEYGAAIYIMLFLIVYFKTAFVILTFLPGDSMVFASGTLAAAGDLDFKILFMLFAAATILGDSQNFFIGKQLGKLNSENRFLYRLTSDKSIGKAKVFLSDYGRVAITSSRFVPLMRTSVPFVSGYTGYEFKSFLSYNLIGGLMWTAFWLTAGFLLGNIAWVENNLFLTLLMVSSTAFIPAIIGFVKQYKKRKEAVA